ATGGTTTTGGAGACAGTAACATCGTCAATGCACTTGCTGATGTAGCCAGTCACTGACTCTCTGTACTCCTCCAGATCTGATGGTTTAATAAGAATATGAATAAAAAATTTTCCATGATTTTGATAAAAACATGTTTCAGCATATTTTGCATTAaactattttataatatattctGAAAACAAATATTTGATACTGTCACAGGTGCACCAAAACATGATGTCTGTGTCACTGTGTTAAAACATACATGCATATCTTTCTTGAGAGTATTTTTAATACCATGTACAAGTTGAATTTACTACACTATGAGGATTTTGTGATATTATCAGCTTCATCAGCTAATTAAAATGCCCACCTCAAAAAGCGAGGGAACAGGCTGCTTCTACTCTGGCAGATTTGGTACTGTCTGGGGTCACAGAAGCAGCTTTGTGAAATGTCAGCCCTCTTATGTAAGTATTGCTGTTGCATTGCCTTCATTCTGGTTTGGCTGTCTCCAGGTTGAATGCACCTCAGTAAACGCAGGGCTGTGTACACCTCTGCTCTCTGCCAGCTATAGTGACGCATGTCTATGAGGTGATGAAGGGCTTTGAGCAACTTATTATGTAACTTTGTTTGCTATACAAAACAAATAGCAATGTGCATTTAGTATAAAATCCAGAGGTTTAAGTTGATAATTAATAGGACTACAACTCTTAAAATTTAGGCCAAACTTTGGCCTATGATGTGTCATTCTCATCGACCCCTACTGCTGTGCACATCTGTGGACTTTCATATTGTAATGGTCTTTTTGGCTCTGGCCCAACACATTGGGTTAGTAGTCATTCAAGTCTGTAAATCACTGTCCTACCAGCTGTGAGCTCCTGTAGATGTGATACATTGTACTTGACCTATGGTGGGGGATGTTGCATGCGTGTGGTGATGTATGATTGGTCACTGGTGGGCAAACCCTGTTCATGGTCAATATAAAACTGAAGAAATTTGGAACCTGTGAGTTACAGGAAAGCTGGAGAAGCACAATAGAGACAAGTTTGGAAAAATCTTGGTAATGTTCAAGTAGTGGGAATTTTCTTTGTTGTATTTATATTCTTACAGTATTATTTTTGTATATTTACTTTGATATCTAGCCTCTTGTATAATGTGTGGCTGAAATTACACAAAGAAAACCACGTGTTCAATTGTACTCATGCTTTACTTAATGTTAATGCATAAGTACTATTAGGTAAAGGAAATACTCAGGCCACTAGGCAGGACAAACACAATAAGATACTCAAACGAATGAAGAATGGCAGAAGTCCACAGACACTCGGAAGTCCGTAGTGCAGAGCAGGCTATCCTACAAAGCGAGGCAAGGATGCAGGccgaatgtgcagcactggacagcaCGACCTGTGGGGATTTATGCAACCCGAATCTGATTATtgacaggtgtcagtactcGGGTGATTGTGATGATGGGAGTGTCCGGGAATGAGAGGGTGTGTATTGTGACGAGGTGGCCATGCATGCTCGTGTGTGCGTGAAGGTGcacaccctctggtggcgtctaggctgacccaccgtgacaCATCCGTGGTCACATTTCTAGGTTTTACCCCTACAACTCCCATTTCTAGGTTAAAACCCCTATGACTGTGCTCTCATTTCTAAGTTAAAAATCTACAACTGTGCTCTCATTTCTAGGTTAAAAACCTACAACTATGCTCTTCAGAGAGTTTTAGGATGTATTGTATGCAACAAAATTAGATGAATAGGACATGTTTTAATGCTCACATAATCATATAAACAAAATACACAATAAAACTCAATCAAACATTTTCAACCACCCTCTGGATCAGCTACCATACTTGCTCAGTTTCCTATCACGTTATTTTGGCAGTAAATCATCCTGACACATATGTGTTGCTCTGGTAACTTCAGTTTATAGACCtatcagtgtcactgctgagTTAGATTGGTCTCCCACAGAAACATCCAGCCAAtggctgacctctgacctgaggCCAGAAACAAGGGTTTGAGAATGTACAACACAAGGGCTAAACTTTAAGTTACAGGCTGtttctaataaataaatgtgtctAATAATAAATGATTTTAATAAAGTAGGTCCATGGATGAAGTCTATTCTGTAGTAACTGAATCTTGAATAAAGTTAATAAAGCTTTTTAAATTAAGGTTATAAAGGTTTATAAATAAACTTTTAAAACTTAAGAAACTCTAAGATTTAATTCCACACAGATATGGTGTATACAGAGCTTACACAAACAAATCATGGCTCATCAGTTCTGTAAGCaaacattaaaaatatgagaATGCTCAGGGACCATATTGCTAATTATCACAGTAACATACTGTGACAATAGCATGAAATTAATGTATCCCTTGAGATTACCACATGATCTTTTCTGTTACCTCACACCTTGAAAACACCACTtctataaaatgtataaaacaaACTCCCCATGCCACACTACCCTCTCAAATCACTACCTCCAGTCACGTGTGGTACGTACACTTATTAATGAGATGTCATCTTGGTGTAACTCATGACTGGGGGGCACCATTTAATTCTGTTTAGCGTAGTTCAGTCAGTTCTACTGTatggtgttgtgtttgtgtgaactgAATTGAAGTTGGTAGATTTGATCCCAGTCCCAGATAcatatttattatgtatttgGATTGCACTAATCCAGAGGTTCTTGTCTTAGTATTGGGGAGCTTGTTCCGTGTGGGGCTTTGTGTGCCTAATGTAACTACATTGAGGATATTATCAAGGACTTCATGAGATAATTGATCATTGAGAAAGCCCGACATGCATTGGATATTTTAATAAGGTGGGGAAATGTTATGTCTTCTGAGAAATGTTATTATGCAGATTGGATATTCCTTTTAATTTTAACTTTTCAGGCAGAGAATTTTGTATACTGGAGTTATGAAAAATCTGACTGAGCTTCcaggcaatggcacatccaacaaAACGGTGTCCATCATCGTGAAGATATGTGTAGTCATCCCGTTCTTCTGCCTTTTCCTCTACTTCATCCTCCTTGTGCTGCACACCATTGCCTCAAAAAGACAGTTCTCCGACAGCTCGCGCTACACCCTGTTCGCCTCCATGCTAGTCAACGACACCCTACAGCTGCTTTCGTCCGTGatgctcttcctcttcatcatgGGCAACGTGACCTTTGCCATGGCCTTCTGCGCCCCGCTGCTATTCGTCTCCGCCGCCACCTTCCAGAACACGCACCTCATCCTGGCCGCCATGTCGCTGGAGCGCTACGTCGCCATCTGCCACCCGCTGCACCGTCCTCTCTGCTGGAGGCCCGAGCGCATGTGGGTGATGATCCTCAGCCTGTGGCTGGTCAGCTGCGTCCTGCCGACAGTCGACTTCATCCTCATGCAGCCCAAAGCGGGTGTCAACGTCTTGTCCACCCCGGTGGTCTGCAAGAACGCAGTTATCAACTCCTCGCCCGTCCAGACCCTGCTCAGGGTGGTCATGAGCGCACTCTTCTTCGCCGGGGTGGCCGGGGTCATCCTGTTCACCTATGTGCGCATCCTGTTGGAGACTCGCAAGGTGTGTCAGGACCGTGCGTCTGTGAACAAGGCCCTGCACACGGTGGTGTTGCATGGCTTCCAGCTGCTGCTCTGCTTGATGGCATTCACCTCCCCAGTCACAGAGAGCCTTATCGTCCTGCGTGTGGACTGGCTGCCGGAGGACGTCTCCTTCTTCAACTACTTTTGCTTCGTCCTGCTGCCCCGTGTCCTCAGCCCTCTCGTCTATGGCCTGAGGGACGAGAGCCTCAGGAGCCACATGAGCAGAGGTGCACCCTGCTGCAGGCCTAAGGCAGTGAAGCAAAAAGCAACGAGGATGCTAAAGTGAGCCGTCCTAACTCTTACAATACAAATGACAATAACCTGGATGTACTGTAACAATTATTTTCATGTGCTGgaataataaaattatgttaCACCAGAGTCTTATTTCTGTAAGGATACAGTGTGTATACAGCATGTGCTCAGTTTCTAAAAGTCTGTCTGTATTTGTAGGGCTTTTCCATTGGTCAAATCAATTTTGGTCTGACGGCTAGAACTGACAACACATTGTTATTGCCGTTATATGCGACTCAAGTGTACATCTGATACTATGGATGTGCGCGACTCACTTATAATTAAGACAATTTTATAATGAGCTCTTCAAAGAATTATATACAAAGCCCGTCTAAATAAGCAATTTAAAACTGCCTCTAATTCCTATCGAATTATACGAAACGTTTGTAAAGTGCATCCTGATGGCATGAACGGCAGACGCGGCGGTTCATTGAAAAACTTTCCATGCACGAGCAGAAAGCTACAACGTTCCTCAGTTCATTTGATTCGATAAAAATGCAGCGCTGACAACCTGTAAAGTATAATTCTGATAAAAGATAAAGTATTAATTCaacgtttattttattttgccattttcttattattattattattttagggTAGGGAGGTTTTAGGGTAACTTTCTCAGCGTCACAGACACGCGATTAGTGAGGTGTCTTCTGAATGTTCTTCAGTGCACGGGACAAGGGGCCGAGACGTGCTTGCTCATGTCGCTCTTCTAAAAGGAAGTTGAACATCTGGCTGTAAAGGGGAGCTGTCTTATCTTGTACTGAGAGCGCGCGGATGAACTGAAACACAGAATGTGGATAAAACTAATATTACGTTTGTTATCGCCGTGGTTCATCATCAGCATAGCCGGCAAAACGGTGGCAGAGATGTACACTTCAGTGTTGAGCGTCAAGCAGTCTGCTTTATCAGAAACACAGCTCATCGATCATTTAAGAACATACATTGATAGTGAAATTCAAAGACTTGAAGACGTTAAAAGGTAAGTGAATACgtttatttgtttacttgtCTTTTTGATATACCATGCAGTTCTTAGGTTTCGCGATTTTAAACATCAAATAGGctaaacaaaaatgtaaatgtacccaACTTTAAAGTAAAGCATCATTTTAACTAAACCTAAAATAAGTAGGATTTCATTTTAACTGAGAACTGCATAACGGACCGGCTAGTTAAGTGTGCCGATATCTCACGTGAAATGAGAATGATGTCACAAGTTCCCTTGCTGACTTCCTCGCGCCTCTGAAACCATCATTCTGTGGGAGTTTAATCATTACGTCACTCTACCTGCTCTACGCCCATGAACAGTTTACACATTTGTTCTTTCCACAGTAAATATGGCTCTGTTAATGCTAGTATTTCATTGTTAGGAAATGTAATCTTTATTGTTACGAAACCATTGTGTTTTTATTCACGTCTCTAGGTTTTATTTAAAGGTTTCTGAATTTCATGACAAGATACACAATGAACAAGCAGGTTCTGTGGCCAGCCCTCTGGTAGCATTCACACTGATCAAGAGATTGCAGTCTGAATGGCCAAATGTGGTATACAACAGCAAAGCCAAGGAAAACCTTCAAGGTATCTTCTCATCTGTCCTTCAAAATGTGGCTTTGATGTATGACTGAGAATCACTAAGAATGTCTTTTAAACTATTGTTGCATTTCAGCCCTCAGGGCAAGCTACGAGAGTGTGGAAGGCGGTTTACCCAGACAAGAAGACCTCCGGGGGGCAGCACACGCCCTCATGCGGCTCCAGGATGTCTATGCCCTCCACGTGGAGGGTCTGGCGAAAGGTCACTTCCAGAGAACAAGCAATGGCAACACAGTGGACATCTACAAACCGCCCGTGATTGTCCCGCTTTCTGCGGATGACTGCTTCGTTGTTGGAAAGGTGGGCCCCTTGGAAACAATGCAGCTGCTTTGCCCATCTATTCTGTCTGCCATTTCCTTTCACTGATATGAGCTGGACATTTTGCTCTTTCTTGGTCCTTTGTATTGTTTCGTACTGTTTGTGGTAATAGCACAAACGCAGAGTGGCTCATCTGTCTCTGTGTAGCGCTGGAAGGTGAAAATGTTGTGGATGTATGATCTGAAAATCTGAACATGTGAGCCATTAGAATCACATGTACTTAGGCCATACCAAAACTCTTTgcttccctacacacacacacagatcatttaAACAGACTCCACCTTATAGGTTGAACACTCTGGAAGATGTGCTCAGGCATTCCCATGAGACCACACTGGAATGTCCTAATTGACATTCCATATTGAAGCTATACGTCCCCTTCCCATCCTTGTGGTGTATGCTGGGATGAGTTCCACTCGGCTGAAGGTTGTTGAGGGTTCATACAGATGGCTGAAGATTGAGGAGGCAGGACGGTGCTTAGCTGGCTTTCTCTTGCATCCTGAGCTTCCTTTTGATAACCCGCATCTGCAGATACTCTctgcacacactgtgtgtgtgtgtgtgtgtgtgtgtgtgtgtgtgtgtgtgtgtgtgtgtgtgtgtgtgtgtgtgtgtgtgtgtgtgtgtgtgtgtgtgtgtgcgcagagaGCCTCTGCAGATGCTGGTTATCAAAAGGAAGCTCAGGGTGCAAGAGAAAGCACTGTTCTACCTAGAGATCCTTTACCAGTGCTCAGAGcagggccggcgctaggggggggcagaggggggcattgcccccccaaattgtgtctttgcccccccaagcacaatgcaagcaacggctttttttattatctctgaaccaatcacaaaaatgcattttgctttacagcgtgaagatatttccttgcttattcctgattggctctttgagtcatataaaaatcggcagaccgccccaaacggttcagttcggcagtatatgttctgttagtgtgagtgaaagacaggtatactggtaaacactcttctgagtttaaactgacttccacatggtaaaatttgcttaactgtggtttttcgttgctttaatgttactcacctcttacataggtgttgcttaaattattttaacttgcttaaattattttaacttggttctcctaaacctgcgcgaacggcagaaacgtttaaatacttgccgcgcagtgttgtccgaaacgatatgtggtaataaaaaacaggggaattaacatttacctgacgaattttaatgttgctttttcagatttgaaaagtgctggaatttaggctaaagtacttgaaaatgttgaaattgtaactacttcgtttaacaacaaatatctgtctgaatgaacagttctcttgtcttaggttaacaaatacgagcctcttgtaattccaggacgaaacatgagagaacgtgaagacgttaagattgggcgttttgaaagtgtaatttaaaaagcgaattattttgagtatatgtataaatatttaacttaattaagtttaacgtgctgagaaatattgaactggacctttaaagttaggtacaagtgctttaattccaccttgtataggtgtatgaacccggcaaacatgacattgttcattgcgctgaggcgcggcgcgcgcgaagttacaaaattcgagaggtgcacgacagcgcgcgaggctgctctttcccccgtgcaagccgtcgcggctcatggtttaaaccacatatgtcaaagtcaaggcccgcgaattgattatctatggccccctggatgatatttaattactattagaaccggcccgcagccgcccgatggtgttttgtacgcacaaacactacattccccacaatgcaacggtagcccgcgaagtcactgcagcgcgaagcgtcgcgagggtccgcgcggcgaaaatgacgtaatcgcagtggctccgccagcgcaatgaactaagtcatgtttgcagggttcatacacctttataaggtggaattcaagaacttgtacgtcactttaaaggtccatttcaatattttccagcacgttaaacttaaatatgttaaatatttatacatatactcgaaataattcgctttttattcacattatttaatggttgtttattttccccaatcttaacgtcttcacgttctctcatgtttcgtcctggaattacaagaggcttgtatttgttaacctaagacaagagaactgttcattcagacagatatttgttgtgaaacgaagtagttacaatttcaacattttcaggtactttagcctaaattccagcacttttcaaacctgcaacacaaagcaacattaaaattcggagtcgcgcaatatggtcactcgcgaaagtataaacctaaatcagcagtcagagcagacatcaacgttcagctatcccccttctcaaaaatgactaaacgtaaggtggacactgagaacaggtttcaagccaggtgggaggcagagtacatgttcacggaggtaaaaggtaaacctgtgtgtcttctgtgtgtcttcatgtgatttttctttgaaggaagtttgcttttatctgtttgcctgttgaaaaatgttttcacttgaaattactgacagatccataagaaaatattgctttattcatttaaacattaaataatatacactgtgttaggtcttggttcaataggctatgtgcaatcatttcaatatgttttaataaacattgaaccagtccggccctcggcttgtagcaaatttggttttttggccctcggtgtatttgactttgacatccctggtttaaacgattcctcgccatcacagccagtattgttatactgtgcataaataccgcattgtaccagtacgtttcataacatcaataaaaacttcaatactttaatggtcaaaaatctggtaaagtgcagtagatagatttcttattttatgtactttcatatttttttctttttcaaaatagaaatgtgacgaatactcccttttataacagaatttgtattcttttgttttctttatattttaatttcccagtaatataaatattctcactcattcctatttccatgtttgaatattctcagtctgtgtataggtacatttgtcaacctttcaagaaatagagttgttctattagtaatggcagtattgaaatgaaatacaattagataatctttgttctccatttacataatcaacatgtattttttaatcattgtgttttaagttttaagttcgaaaatgtgcatttttatttctttacctaatacatcactttaagccagtatcaatagtcatcattcatgcacaaatcaagccttgaatatatttctggcttcataaacatgactatcaacatgccccctcattatgttttactgcccccccaagcaaagcagtccagaaccggggctggcTCAGAGTGAGGTGGAGGTCCATGACTTTTCACCCTGGGACCTCTGTGTCATACTTCAGTCTTTATTTGATTTATAGCTGCTCCCCAAAGTGTTGATTCATGGATGTGATTTTCCATAATATTTCACAgcagggaaaaaaaaataatctatcaCACATGACATTTGGTTAGTGTTAGCTTTATACAGCTTCTGCTTTGAATGTGTGTTTAGCTCATTTGAG
This sequence is a window from Brachyhypopomus gauderio isolate BG-103 chromosome 16, BGAUD_0.2, whole genome shotgun sequence. Protein-coding genes within it:
- the or95a1 gene encoding odorant receptor 129-1: MKNLTELPGNGTSNKTVSIIVKICVVIPFFCLFLYFILLVLHTIASKRQFSDSSRYTLFASMLVNDTLQLLSSVMLFLFIMGNVTFAMAFCAPLLFVSAATFQNTHLILAAMSLERYVAICHPLHRPLCWRPERMWVMILSLWLVSCVLPTVDFILMQPKAGVNVLSTPVVCKNAVINSSPVQTLLRVVMSALFFAGVAGVILFTYVRILLETRKVCQDRASVNKALHTVVLHGFQLLLCLMAFTSPVTESLIVLRVDWLPEDVSFFNYFCFVLLPRVLSPLVYGLRDESLRSHMSRGAPCCRPKAVKQKATRMLK